A single genomic interval of Vibrio maritimus harbors:
- a CDS encoding glutamate synthase-related protein — protein MSKPIIANNIPVKVELTEGQDYYFCTCGRSKNQPYCDGSHAGTDFKPKSFKAESTGDAYLCRCKHSANLPYCDGTHKNFSDDMVGKEGPGISSAADAAPIATQTKEEPTVEFIHQLAREGLSKLGHHGPMTSMGVPRHLLPHWDDLQIMVAQMATKPLLEDVSVGTELVIGPQAKKPLKLKIPLFVSDMSFGALSEEAKVSLATGAELAGTGICSGEGGMLPEEQAANSRYFYELASAGFGYDEEKLKSVQAFHFKGGQGAKTGTGGHLPGNKNIGKISEVRGIPEGEAAISPPTFKDLHTVEDFKKLADRVREVTGGIPIGFKLSANHIEEDIQFALDASADYIILDGRGGGTGAAPEMFRDHISVPTIPALARARRYLDQQGMSGKVTLIITGGLRVPMDFVKAMALGADGVAISNSAMQSIGCVAARMCNTNNCPAGIATQKADLRQRLNVDKASHQLKNFFEASVSLMQVMARACGHNELGQFNKKDLATWNREMSHLSGVKYSGFE, from the coding sequence ATGAGCAAACCAATCATTGCCAATAACATCCCGGTCAAAGTTGAGCTGACCGAAGGTCAAGATTATTACTTCTGTACATGCGGCCGTTCCAAAAACCAACCTTATTGTGACGGCTCTCATGCCGGTACTGACTTTAAACCAAAAAGCTTCAAGGCCGAGTCAACGGGTGACGCCTATCTGTGTCGATGCAAGCATTCTGCCAATCTTCCTTATTGCGATGGCACACATAAAAACTTTTCGGATGACATGGTGGGTAAAGAGGGACCGGGTATTTCGAGTGCTGCCGATGCCGCGCCGATAGCAACCCAAACCAAAGAAGAGCCTACCGTAGAGTTCATTCATCAACTCGCTCGCGAGGGACTATCAAAGCTCGGACATCATGGTCCAATGACATCAATGGGTGTGCCACGACATCTATTGCCGCATTGGGATGATCTTCAAATCATGGTGGCGCAAATGGCGACAAAGCCCCTGCTGGAAGATGTCTCAGTAGGTACAGAGCTTGTGATTGGCCCACAAGCTAAGAAGCCGCTCAAGCTGAAAATTCCTTTGTTCGTCTCTGACATGAGTTTTGGTGCGTTATCTGAAGAGGCCAAAGTCTCACTGGCAACGGGGGCTGAGCTTGCGGGAACAGGGATTTGTTCTGGTGAAGGGGGAATGCTTCCTGAAGAGCAAGCCGCGAACTCACGCTACTTTTACGAACTAGCCAGCGCGGGATTTGGTTACGATGAAGAAAAATTGAAATCGGTTCAAGCCTTCCACTTTAAAGGAGGGCAGGGCGCAAAAACTGGGACAGGTGGTCACCTTCCGGGCAATAAAAATATAGGGAAAATATCTGAGGTTCGCGGTATTCCAGAAGGCGAAGCAGCGATATCGCCACCTACCTTTAAAGATCTCCATACAGTGGAAGATTTTAAAAAACTTGCAGATAGAGTACGAGAGGTCACAGGGGGCATTCCTATCGGCTTTAAGCTAAGCGCAAACCATATTGAGGAAGACATACAATTTGCATTAGATGCGAGTGCTGATTACATCATTCTCGACGGTAGAGGAGGTGGCACAGGTGCAGCGCCTGAAATGTTCCGGGATCACATTAGCGTGCCAACGATTCCTGCACTTGCAAGAGCTCGTCGCTATCTGGATCAACAAGGTATGAGCGGTAAAGTAACGCTCATCATCACAGGTGGGTTGCGAGTACCAATGGATTTTGTGAAAGCGATGGCGCTGGGTGCTGATGGTGTGGCGATTTCGAACAGTGCGATGCAATCCATCGGCTGCGTCGCCGCTCGAATGTGCAATACCAACAATTGCCCTGCTGGCATCGCAACACAAAAGGCCGATCTAAGGCAGCGACTAAACGTCGACAAAGCCTCTCACCAGCTAAAGAACTTCTTTGAAGCCTCGGTTTCTTTGATGCAGGTAATGGCGAGAGCGTGTGGTCACAATGAACTCGGTCAGTTCAATAAGAAAGATTTGGCGACATGGAATCGAGAAATGTCGCACTTGTCGGGGGTCAAGTACTCCGGCTTTGAGTAG
- a CDS encoding AraC family transcriptional regulator: MKVDYQQKLQPVIRYLEQHFDQPLNLEVVAKKAHLSPYHFHRIFKVVTGETLNDFLRRLRLEQAANTLFYNKPGVTEVALDHGFGSSQSMAKAFKKYFGITPTQIRDCDDLEQYAQLMRNSKIGHLLRNNGHESESATPYTDFEPYKWSTQMEIRMIESGQLAFVRVTGPYGNNYEPAVDKLYSWAGPNGLAAQTNVFIYHDNPEITPAEKCRTDIGLLLDSSVDTPAGIEMTEFEGGKYACIRKTITDKSQYSTAWEELMAQVVEQQLETDERPCFELYHSYDIQTNVADVSFCTAIKA; the protein is encoded by the coding sequence ATGAAAGTTGACTATCAGCAAAAATTACAACCTGTCATCCGCTATCTTGAGCAGCACTTTGATCAACCTCTTAACTTAGAGGTTGTGGCTAAGAAAGCGCACCTGTCTCCTTACCACTTTCATCGAATTTTTAAGGTGGTGACGGGAGAAACCCTTAATGACTTTCTTCGAAGATTAAGACTAGAGCAAGCTGCGAATACATTGTTTTACAACAAGCCAGGTGTCACAGAAGTGGCGCTAGACCATGGCTTTGGTAGTTCGCAAAGCATGGCGAAGGCGTTTAAAAAGTACTTTGGGATAACACCGACACAAATCCGAGACTGTGATGATTTGGAGCAATACGCTCAGCTCATGCGAAACAGCAAGATTGGACACCTACTTCGCAACAATGGACACGAGTCTGAAAGTGCGACTCCTTATACTGATTTCGAACCTTATAAGTGGAGTACCCAAATGGAAATTAGAATGATTGAATCAGGTCAGTTGGCGTTTGTTCGAGTAACAGGACCTTATGGTAATAATTATGAACCAGCGGTCGACAAGCTATACAGTTGGGCGGGTCCAAATGGACTTGCAGCGCAGACGAACGTGTTCATCTATCACGACAATCCAGAAATAACCCCAGCAGAAAAGTGTCGAACTGATATCGGCTTACTGCTTGATTCCTCCGTCGATACACCCGCTGGCATTGAAATGACAGAGTTCGAGGGAGGCAAGTATGCATGCATACGAAAAACCATCACCGACAAATCTCAGTATTCAACAGCGTGGGAAGAGTTAATGGCGCAGGTCGTAGAGCAGCAGTTAGAAACGGATGAGCGTCCTTGCTTTGAGCTATATCACTCGTACGACATTCAAACGAACGTTGCTGATGTCAGTTTTTGTACAGCAATAAAAGCTTAG
- a CDS encoding MerR family transcriptional regulator gives MYRISELAAEVGLSRTALLYYEKQNLISGKRLSNGYRVYSDKDVQRVRLIQQLQAGGLTLKECKACLEAKVDRALLQKRLQVLDDEIEQKQRSRDLLAAMLGEGDLKAWHEGLDKLAPDAHLEWLINQGFSEKDALRLKWLSKDMNEHELYMADFMTVFETLERWGPGSEQETQKALNAVPKAPKNLLEVGCGKGLATKVLAENSNATITAIDNEQSALDRLTERFEALGLAERLNTVAASMTELPFAPQSFDLIWAEGSAYIMGVEKALSQWKSFLTDHGYIMLSDMVWKTSTPSEASVEFWNQEYPDIQQVDTRLEQIKNAGYQVVDHFPMSREAWMNYYGPLSERVKELEPEMSEKAAWKDIKHEVEICTQFAEEFGYHMFIVQRQ, from the coding sequence GTGTATCGGATATCAGAGTTAGCCGCAGAAGTGGGCTTGTCGAGAACAGCGCTGCTCTATTATGAAAAACAGAACCTTATTAGCGGGAAACGTTTATCCAATGGTTACCGAGTCTACAGCGATAAAGACGTGCAACGTGTCCGATTGATCCAACAACTGCAAGCTGGTGGTTTGACTCTGAAAGAGTGTAAAGCGTGTTTGGAGGCGAAAGTCGACCGAGCATTGTTACAGAAACGCTTGCAAGTATTGGATGATGAGATTGAGCAGAAGCAGCGCTCGCGTGATCTGTTAGCCGCTATGTTGGGAGAAGGTGATCTTAAAGCATGGCATGAAGGGCTAGATAAGTTAGCGCCAGATGCCCATCTCGAATGGTTAATTAATCAGGGCTTTAGTGAAAAAGATGCCCTGAGATTGAAATGGTTATCAAAAGACATGAACGAACACGAACTTTATATGGCTGACTTCATGACGGTATTCGAAACGCTTGAACGTTGGGGACCGGGAAGTGAGCAAGAAACACAAAAGGCACTAAACGCAGTACCAAAAGCGCCCAAAAACCTGCTTGAAGTTGGTTGCGGAAAAGGACTGGCAACCAAAGTGCTAGCAGAAAACAGCAATGCAACTATTACCGCAATTGATAATGAGCAGTCAGCGCTGGATCGACTTACCGAGCGTTTTGAAGCACTTGGTTTAGCTGAAAGGCTTAATACCGTTGCTGCAAGTATGACAGAGCTACCATTTGCGCCACAAAGTTTCGATCTTATATGGGCAGAAGGCAGTGCTTACATCATGGGAGTAGAAAAAGCCCTATCACAATGGAAGTCTTTCTTAACGGACCACGGATACATTATGTTGAGTGACATGGTTTGGAAGACATCGACGCCAAGTGAAGCGTCAGTGGAGTTTTGGAATCAAGAGTATCCCGATATCCAACAGGTAGACACACGCCTTGAGCAGATTAAAAATGCGGGCTACCAAGTTGTTGACCACTTTCCGATGAGCCGCGAAGCTTGGATGAACTACTATGGACCACTGAGTGAACGAGTCAAAGAGCTTGAACCAGAGATGTCTGAAAAGGCTGCATGGAAAGACATCAAGCATGAGGTAGAGATCTGCACTCAATTTGCTGAAGAGTTTGGCTACCATATGTTTATCGTTCAAAGACAGTGA